In Bacteroidota bacterium, a single window of DNA contains:
- the folB gene encoding dihydroneopterin aldolase, translating into MKKLDIIRLHNAVFYAYHGVMSDEQNLGGKFEVDVELYCDLSEAKEKDDLLATVNYEKVYAVMKQTVVGKKFFLIEALAHSIAKGIFSEFPAVHKTVVRIRKPGAAVHGIIDHVEVEVESSRDERP; encoded by the coding sequence ATGAAAAAGCTGGATATCATTCGTCTTCATAACGCCGTTTTTTATGCTTATCACGGCGTGATGTCCGACGAGCAAAATCTCGGGGGCAAGTTCGAAGTCGATGTTGAACTCTACTGCGACCTCTCGGAAGCAAAGGAAAAGGATGATCTGCTTGCGACGGTCAACTATGAAAAAGTCTATGCCGTCATGAAGCAGACCGTTGTTGGAAAGAAATTCTTTCTCATAGAAGCTTTGGCGCATTCGATCGCGAAAGGGATTTTCAGCGAGTTTCCGGCGGTTCACAAAACCGTCGTCCGTATCAGAAAACCGGGGGCCGCGGTGCACGGGATCATCGACCACGTGGAAGTAGAGGTAGAGTCCTCCAGGGATGAACGACCATAG